One Longimicrobiaceae bacterium genomic region harbors:
- a CDS encoding nitroreductase family protein — translation MSAETAEAEAVPGAYPARPAETAVPLHPAIAARWSPSRFAAEDEVGRDELLALLDAARWAPSSGNEQPARWVVVPRGHPRRAAVEAALKPGNAWAKRAALLLVSLAKTTRAKGSDRNAWAEHDLGISTGFLLVQATALGLAAHPMGGWDPEALRAAVDAPEDHRPMAVVAVGRYDAALEDERLLEREARPRTRKPLAEIAFLGAVGGEPVG, via the coding sequence GTGAGCGCGGAGACGGCCGAGGCGGAGGCCGTCCCCGGCGCCTATCCCGCCCGCCCGGCGGAGACCGCCGTCCCCCTGCACCCGGCCATCGCGGCGCGGTGGAGCCCGTCCCGCTTCGCCGCGGAGGACGAGGTCGGGCGGGACGAGCTGCTCGCGCTGCTGGACGCCGCGCGCTGGGCGCCGTCCTCCGGGAACGAGCAGCCGGCGCGCTGGGTGGTGGTCCCCCGCGGGCACCCCCGCCGCGCGGCGGTGGAGGCGGCGCTGAAGCCCGGGAACGCCTGGGCGAAGCGCGCCGCCCTGCTCCTCGTCTCGCTGGCGAAGACCACCCGGGCGAAGGGGAGCGACCGGAACGCCTGGGCGGAGCACGACCTGGGGATCTCCACCGGCTTCCTCCTGGTGCAGGCCACCGCGCTCGGCCTGGCGGCGCACCCCATGGGCGGGTGGGACCCGGAGGCGCTGCGTGCGGCGGTCGACGCCCCGGAGGACCACCGCCCCATGGCCGTGGTCGCGGTGGGGCGGTACGACGCCGCGCTGGAAGACGAGCGCCTGCTGGAGCGGGAAGCCCGCCCGCGCACGCGGAAGCCGCTGGCGGAGATCGCCTTTCTCGGCGCCGTCGGCGGGGAGCCGGTGGGGTGA
- a CDS encoding aspartate aminotransferase family protein → MQDQWHPDEIARMGEQVTRWVAEFYGGLETQPITPEITPAESDALFAEPLPRCGVGFDAAFSEVREKVVPHALRIPHPRYFGLMNPTPVMPAVFTEVVVSALNQNMGAWSHSPTGTAVEKRVVRWLCDLVGYPEQAAGTFCSGGSVANLIALRTAMAHQLPESLEGGLQALPEPPLFYVSAEAHFSFKKAAMTLGLGTQGLRPAAVDGRARIDVAALRAQIHADRAAGKRPFAVVATAGTTSSGSIDPIPELADLAAEEGLWYHVDAAWGSGALVSSTHRGVLAGLDRADSITFDPHKWFFLPIAAGAVLTRDPEALPRTFATDAVYIPTDDDERTDFRRWGIVGSKRMDALKLWVALKALGAEWYEATIDRHMALTEWLVARLEEDPDWEIVVEPDLNILCFRYRPADVPEEELPALQDRVVDAVVRDGRSWISPTVVGGVRAIRWMALSPALTAEDMVVFWESMRELAAGVVEAGVR, encoded by the coding sequence ATGCAAGACCAGTGGCATCCCGACGAGATCGCCCGCATGGGCGAGCAGGTCACCCGCTGGGTCGCCGAGTTCTACGGCGGCCTGGAGACCCAGCCCATCACCCCGGAGATCACCCCGGCGGAGAGCGACGCCCTCTTCGCCGAGCCGCTCCCCCGGTGCGGCGTGGGCTTCGACGCGGCCTTCTCCGAGGTGCGGGAGAAGGTGGTCCCCCACGCGCTGCGGATCCCGCACCCGCGCTACTTCGGGCTGATGAACCCCACGCCGGTGATGCCGGCGGTGTTCACGGAGGTGGTCGTCTCCGCGCTGAACCAGAACATGGGCGCGTGGTCTCACTCGCCCACGGGCACGGCGGTGGAGAAGCGGGTGGTCCGCTGGCTCTGCGACCTGGTAGGCTACCCGGAGCAGGCCGCGGGGACCTTCTGCAGCGGGGGGAGCGTCGCGAACCTGATCGCGCTGCGCACGGCCATGGCGCACCAGCTCCCGGAGTCGCTGGAGGGCGGGCTGCAGGCGCTCCCGGAGCCGCCCCTGTTCTACGTCTCCGCCGAGGCGCACTTCTCGTTCAAGAAGGCCGCCATGACGCTGGGGCTGGGGACGCAGGGGCTCCGCCCCGCGGCCGTGGACGGCCGGGCGCGGATCGACGTGGCGGCGCTCCGCGCGCAGATCCATGCGGACCGCGCGGCGGGGAAGCGCCCCTTCGCGGTGGTCGCCACCGCGGGGACCACCAGCTCCGGCTCCATCGACCCCATCCCCGAGCTGGCCGACCTCGCCGCGGAGGAGGGGCTCTGGTACCACGTGGACGCGGCGTGGGGGAGCGGGGCGCTGGTGTCGTCCACCCACCGCGGCGTGCTGGCGGGGCTGGACCGGGCGGACTCCATCACCTTCGACCCGCACAAGTGGTTCTTCCTCCCCATCGCCGCGGGCGCCGTGCTCACCCGCGACCCGGAGGCGCTGCCGCGCACCTTCGCGACCGACGCGGTCTACATCCCCACGGACGACGACGAGCGCACGGACTTCCGCCGCTGGGGGATCGTGGGGAGCAAGCGGATGGACGCGCTGAAGCTGTGGGTGGCGCTCAAGGCGCTGGGGGCGGAGTGGTACGAGGCCACCATCGACCGGCACATGGCGCTCACGGAGTGGCTGGTGGCGCGGCTGGAGGAGGATCCCGACTGGGAGATCGTGGTGGAGCCGGACCTGAACATCCTCTGCTTCCGCTACCGCCCCGCCGACGTGCCGGAGGAGGAGCTCCCCGCGCTGCAGGACCGCGTGGTGGACGCCGTGGTGCGCGACGGGCGGAGCTGGATCTCGCCCACGGTGGTGGGCGGCGTCCGCGCGATCCGCTGGATGGCGCTCTCCCCTGCGCTGACGGCGGAGGACATGGTGGTGTTCTGGGAATCGATGCGGGAGCTGGCGGCGGGGGTGGTGGAGGCGGGGGTGCGGTAG
- a CDS encoding class I SAM-dependent methyltransferase — MSGGNEGALRQSWDRNAAAWTEAVRGGHIPSRRAGTDAAIVEAVARAGGRRVLDVGCGEGWLARALAEHGFAVTGIDGSAELVERARAAGGGDFRTLRYDEVEADPARLGGPYDTVVCNFALLGETVAPLLRALATALAPDGRLLIQTVHPFTACGDAPYRDGWRTEDFAGFACPFPAAMPWYFRTVGSWVAAARAAGLQVVELDEPTDPDSGRPLSLLLALGPASPRLF; from the coding sequence GTGAGCGGGGGGAACGAGGGCGCCCTGCGGCAGAGCTGGGACCGGAACGCCGCCGCGTGGACGGAGGCGGTGCGCGGGGGCCACATTCCCTCGCGGCGGGCCGGCACCGACGCGGCCATCGTGGAGGCAGTGGCGCGGGCCGGGGGGCGGCGGGTGCTGGACGTGGGGTGCGGGGAGGGGTGGCTGGCGCGGGCGCTCGCGGAGCACGGCTTCGCGGTGACCGGGATCGACGGGAGCGCCGAGCTGGTGGAGCGCGCCCGTGCCGCGGGCGGCGGCGACTTCCGGACGCTCCGCTACGACGAGGTCGAGGCGGACCCCGCGCGCCTCGGCGGCCCGTACGACACCGTCGTCTGCAACTTCGCGCTGCTGGGCGAGACGGTCGCGCCGCTCCTCCGCGCCCTGGCGACGGCGCTCGCGCCGGACGGGCGGCTGCTGATCCAGACGGTGCACCCCTTCACCGCCTGCGGCGACGCGCCCTACCGCGACGGGTGGCGCACCGAGGACTTCGCCGGCTTCGCCTGCCCCTTTCCCGCGGCCATGCCATGGTACTTCCGCACGGTGGGCTCGTGGGTGGCCGCCGCGCGCGCGGCGGGGCTGCAGGTGGTGGAGCTGGACGAGCCGACCGACCCCGACTCGGGACGGCCGCTGTCGCTGCTCCTGGCGCTGGGGCCCGCCTCCCCCCGGCTCTTTTAG